The DNA segment GTAATTTACGTAGCTGTTAATTAGTTCAATTTGCCACAGCTCCGTAAAAACTCATTGCCATTTTGCCACTGATCAAGAACTTTTTCAAAAACaccgcaaacacacacaaaacaaaaatatccaATAACTATTTTGAAAGTGCATCAAATGTATTTCTGTACATTTAACTGTTTAACAAGttttattgtaaaaattaaaggtatatatatatataataaaaataaacagtaataatataataattatacatacaaataataaagtaaaatgcaaattttcaatACTTAAAACTTGGACAAGGCTCAAAATACTAATTGACAAAATTTGACAGTTGCTTATTGGACGGACTTGGATGTGAATTACTTATTGCTTTGCGTGAGATACTGATGAGCCGTTGTCTGCCACAGTTCATCGATGGACTCGAAACTTTCGCGCCACAACTGCTCCAACAGTATCCAGCCTTGGGCCTGCGTGACCAACACGTAATCATTGCCCGGATGCAGCGTATGCGTGTAGGCGCCCATCACCAGACTCTGGGCGAGACGAGCCGCCACACAATACTTGAGATAGCTGCGCTCTGTGGCGCTAATTGACTGAATGCTGGTGTAGCCAGCGAGGAAAATGCCTCCGCTAGCCAAATCCTTGGCTTGAAGCATCATGTAGCTCATGGCAATGCCCAACTCGAAGATCAACGGCGAACGATTCGTGTCACCGAAGTCAATGACGCCTGTGACGCGATACGAATCCACTGATCCGTCTTTTGATGAACTAACCAGAATATTCTGCTCGTTGTAGTCGCCGTGTATGATCTGCAGCTCCAGTGTGGACAGCACACTCAACACCTTTGACTCGAATGCCTCAATGATCTCCTCGCACAACGCTTTACGCTGATGATCCTGAAGTGCATAGAGGAAATCTCGCAGCTGCGGCACCGACTGCAGCATCCACAGGGTCTTGTGCGTGTCGTAGGCCTTATGAGTAAAGTTCTTGAGAGCACGATCCAATTTGGCCAAGTACTCGCCGCATTGAAAGAGCAGATTCTTGGTCACCTCGACCTCATGGAACATTTTACCCGGTATGAAGTCCAGTAGACGCACCACATGTGCATTGCCATTAAGCTGCTCCACCGAATAATATTTGCCGCGTGCATTGGCAATAGGACGTGGGCACTTTACTTGCTGTTTGGCTGCATATaaaggaaaaagaaattgTAGCAATAGGAAAAcacaatatgtaaatatttacataggTAGAGCAGTAGTTGGTTCTGAGCATCCACgaattcttcttttttcgaGTCCAAAGCATTAAGAATTTTCAACACATACCCCAACGGGCAATGAGTGACAATTAGTGGATTTTTTACattgctgcaaaaaaaaattacgtaagttttttaattttaaacttagTTTACTTAAGTGCTGATATCAGTGGTGTGTCATTCAAATAATGCgctttaataaaaaagtgGCAATGTGAATGGCACCAAGTATTTTTGGCGCGAACATCTAGTATCAATTATTAATTCGCATTACTGACCAAACGTTAAGTAGccagaaaaatattaatttttaagatacattcaaataattgcaatttatttttaataaaaataaaatagactTGTAAAGTAGTTTTAGCAGCGttggaataaaaaaataatacattgtgaatggcaaaatgtaaattttggCGCGAACTTCTGCTATCGATTTGTTATCGCTTTGCGCTAGATAGCGCTACTTGtgtttgttattaatataaagtgataaaacaaaaagcaaacaaactaTGGGCATCACGGGACTGATTCCGTTCCTGGAGAAGGCATCAGCCAAAGTGCATCTAAAGAGCTTGCGCGGAAGCACGGTCGCTGTCGACACTTACTGCTGGCTACACAAAGGTGTCTTCGGTTGTGCCGAGAAATTGGCGCGCGGTGAGGAAACggatatttatatacaatactGCCTGAAGTATGTGCAAATGCTGCTCTCCTATGACATCAAACCCATACTCGTATTCGATGGCCAGCATCTGCCGGCTAAAGCGCTAACCGAGCAGCGACGTCGTGAATCCCGTCAGCAGAGCAAAAAGAGAGCAGCGGAGCTGTTGCGTCTTGGACGCACTGAGGAGGCGCGTTCCCAGATGCGTCGCTGTGTGGATGTTACCCACGAGATGGCGCTGCGTCTCATCCAGGAGTGTCGCGAGCGTCACGTCGATTGCATTGTGGCACCCTACGAAGCCGATGCTCAGATGGCGTGGCTGAATAAAGCCGGCATTGCACAGTATATTGTGACTGAGGACTCGGATCTGACATTATTCGGTGCACAAAAGATCATCTTTAAATTGGACCTGACTGGCGCAGGTCTGTTAGTCGAGGCGGATAAAATACACCTGGCCATGGGATGTCGCGAGGAGCGTTATAATTTCGACAAGTTCCGACGCATGTGCATCATGTCGGGATGTGATTACCTCGACTCCTTGCCGGGCATTGGACTGGCCAAAGCCTGTAAATTTATGCTCAAGACGGAGCAGGACGATATGCGCATAGCATTGAAAAAGATACCGCAATATCTCAATATGCGGCAGCTTGAGGTGTGTTTTAACTTTGcagtcaattttttttattaaatgtaatttttacaGGTTGATGATGAGTATATTGAGAACTTTATGAAGGCTGAGGCCACTTTTAAACACATGTACATCTACAATCCACTAGAACGGCGCATGGAGCGTTTATGTGCATTGGAGGATTATAAGACTGATGAAAGCTACTGCAGCAATGCTGGTTCATTGCTGTCAGATAGCGAAATGGCCTTTAATCTGGCCTTGGGCAACCTAAATCCCTTCACACTTAAGCGTCTGGACAGCTGGCATCCAGATCACATTGCTGCCACAAGAAAACCAGCGAAACAAGTGAAgcgcagcacacacaaaagcatatggcaaaagaatttcaatgcaaaacaATCTCCAGCCAAATTGAAGCAATCAAATTGTGCGCTGTATTTCAAGAAGGTTGATTTCGTGACTCAAACTATTGACGCAGAGATCGAAGCCAATCAGCGACAGGAGCTAGCCAAACCCACCGAAGCAGAGCTATCTAGCATGTATAGCTTGGGTGTGAAACGCAAGCGTAGTCCCAGCGAAAGCAGTTGCCACTCAACGCCACCTTCATCGCCGGCTCAAAGTCGCAGCCGGCACAATCCGTTTGCCAAAGAAGCGCCGCAACGTTCGCCAGTTGTCTGCGAGAATGGATCGCTGCTGCGTTTGCTAAGTCCCAGTAAACAAAGTCCACAACGCGCGTCCGACGAACGCAGCAGCAGACCGGATACAACTCGTGTAAATGCGCTGAAGCGCAGCATCTTTGCCAAAGAGCAGGTGGAGGTCAGAAGTCGTTTCTTTAGTACGCAAACAGACAAAGCTATAGAATGCAAGGCTATGGATGAAGTGATGAAGCAGAGTCCTAAGCAAACTGTCATCCAAGCGGACAAAATAATGGAATGCAAAGTGGATGAAGTGGAACAGAGTCCCAATCTAACTAGCACTCAAGTGACTAAAAGAATGGAATGCAAAGTGGAGAAAACTTTGGAAGAAGTGCAGCAGAGTCCAAAGGAATCAAAACTAGCTGACAAAGCTGTTGTCGTGCTGTCATCCTGCGATTCAGACGACTCCAGCTCGTTGTCAGCTACATTGCCCAGCAGCCAGGAAGCTGCTATGCCCACCAAGACTAAATCACCGCCAAAACTGCCGCCAAGTGCACGGCGCATTGGCTTATCGAGGACCAAGACTAGCAAGCGAAGCATTCCCAATCCAAAGACTGCCAAAAGTGATGACAATCAAACGAAGCTCAGCATGTTTGGCTTTCAAAAGCGACCTGTCcttaaatgaatttgtagAACTCGAGagtgttgtattattttaacttttttttctgtgtttaaTTTCAACTGCCTGTAGtaagtaattaatttgttaaatttattgaatgacTGACCCGGCTGTGACTAAACTCTACACAGCCATTGCTCATATTATTAATGTCGGACAACGCATAATactcaaataaataatctaaGATGgatacaaaatattgccgCTGTTGAGATATTATTTATGGAGGACACGCCCTGAAGGATTGTCAGACCTGTTCTCTAATTATGTATGATTAAAGTGGTTTCGTAATGCCCAggtgagcaaaaaaaaacattctaaTTCTGAACTTATTTAACAATTAGTTGTAAAATGAGTTTAAAAGTCTACCAAAAAATCCGTGCGCTTTTACACTTGTTGcttgtaaaatttataatttgatatctttttttttaagtaataacAATCTCTCCAGTTTAATTTCTtattagaatataaaatttggatttgtttttattttttctgcaCATAATTTCCCTAATATCAgttttaaagtataaaatatatatttgtttacgTATTTTCCGATTCAATATCTTGAATATAGTTTTCTAGTCAAAATATGTATCAGAATTCCTGCTTAATATACTCCtcaattgattattatttatataaagcgTTTTCTAGGAATAACATTTATCAGCATTTTTCCAGAGTTAATATAGACCCTttgatattgttttaaaaatatttcaatttttcttaGTACTATTTGCCCtacaaagtatttaaattacatcttatatacatttttctagttagaaaaatgaattgaaaaattctcGTAAAATTTGACCTTCAAAGTACTCTAATTAACAGCTCTTTAATAGAGTTTTTTAACCAGTCACTGATGTAGTTATTAAGGTGTAAAATTGATTCTTCGTTTCCtctaattgttttgttttgtagttcTACTGTAATATAgtttttttgaataaaaacttGTTTGTTATTTCGTTATCACTTTTCAGCTGCAAGTTTCTTTAGACTTTTCGCATAATGTGTCTCCTCTAACTTTGTTAAATAGTAAATGCAATTGCACAATTAGCATACAGTCATATCAGCTGACCCTTTGTGAACGTGCTTGGCTCAACTCAGTTTACATTGGCGATAACAAAAGAGGCTGCCGCCAAGGTGACCAGCCAAGCAGTCACAACTACGTCAAGCTCAATTGCTCTCCCGACCCCACCCCCCCACAACTTTAATTAATATCGCTATAAATAGCAATTGCATTTATCTGAGTATTTGTGTTcggttgttttgttttgtttgtgtgtagtCGTGTGTGAAATTGCCCCCCCGCTCTACTTTCAGAATTTGTGTTAATATAGAGAagagaaaatctttttttgttttggttctAGAGATGCTTACCAATCTTCCTTTATCAAGTAGTTGCGATCATCGTATGAGATGAGTTCCTTCAGCTCACTGACGGTAATTCCGTATAGACGTCGTACCAGCGGCTCGACATCTTCTGGCCGCATCTTGGGCTTGATATCCGAGCCAGGCTGCAGCACTTTATCGCCATCCGACGACGCCACCTGGTCATTGACGTtaccgttgctgttgccattggaATTTTGGGGAGTTGAGTCGGTGTCGTTAGCCTTGTTCGGCTTGGCGGCATCGTCGTAATCGTGATTCAGGGTGTATGACTTTTTGGTAATGCTCGTCAGCTCCACATTATTCCACTGCTCCATTTCGctgttcgctgttgttgttggctttatCGGGGGAATGCAACAAACGAAACGAGAAACGAATAAAACAACAGATCAGAATACGAcgttgataataataatgatgattgAAATGTGCTCGGTTTTGCGCTCGAAagccaaatgaaattgaattgaatttcagttGTGTGGTCTGGTTGGAGACGACGTCGCAATTGACGCAGCGCTTCAATTGAAACGAGTTCGTTgccggcagcgacgtcgacgtcgacagcgtCTGCGACTGCGTCGTCAACATCTTCTTCATATCTTAAAGGCAAGTgcgtgttttgtatttatatctctctctatgtgtgtgtgtgtggggggtaTCTCTGTATTTGTGCCGTTTGTCTCATTTACCCagc comes from the Drosophila sulfurigaster albostrigata strain 15112-1811.04 chromosome 2L, ASM2355843v2, whole genome shotgun sequence genome and includes:
- the LOC133848009 gene encoding hydroxylysine kinase; this translates as MFAPKILAKQQVKCPRPIANARGKYYSVEQLNGNAHVVRLLDFIPGKMFHEVEVTKNLLFQCGEYLAKLDRALKNFTHKAYDTHKTLWMLQSVPQLRDFLYALQDHQRKALCEEIIEAFESKVLSVLSTLELQIIHGDYNEQNILVSSSKDGSVDSYRVTGVIDFGDTNRSPLIFELGIAMSYMMLQAKDLASGGIFLAGYTSIQSISATERSYLKYCVAARLAQSLVMGAYTHTLHPGNDYVLVTQAQGWILLEQLWRESFESIDELWQTTAHQYLTQSNK
- the LOC133848018 gene encoding exonuclease 1-like, which gives rise to MGITGLIPFLEKASAKVHLKSLRGSTVAVDTYCWLHKGVFGCAEKLARGEETDIYIQYCLKYVQMLLSYDIKPILVFDGQHLPAKALTEQRRRESRQQSKKRAAELLRLGRTEEARSQMRRCVDVTHEMALRLIQECRERHVDCIVAPYEADAQMAWLNKAGIAQYIVTEDSDLTLFGAQKIIFKLDLTGAGLLVEADKIHLAMGCREERYNFDKFRRMCIMSGCDYLDSLPGIGLAKACKFMLKTEQDDMRIALKKIPQYLNMRQLEVDDEYIENFMKAEATFKHMYIYNPLERRMERLCALEDYKTDESYCSNAGSLLSDSEMAFNLALGNLNPFTLKRLDSWHPDHIAATRKPAKQVKRSTHKSIWQKNFNAKQSPAKLKQSNCALYFKKVDFVTQTIDAEIEANQRQELAKPTEAELSSMYSLGVKRKRSPSESSCHSTPPSSPAQSRSRHNPFAKEAPQRSPVVCENGSLLRLLSPSKQSPQRASDERSSRPDTTRVNALKRSIFAKEQVEVRSRFFSTQTDKAIECKAMDEVMKQSPKQTVIQADKIMECKVDEVEQSPNLTSTQVTKRMECKVEKTLEEVQQSPKESKLADKAVVVLSSCDSDDSSSLSATLPSSQEAAMPTKTKSPPKLPPSARRIGLSRTKTSKRSIPNPKTAKSDDNQTKLSMFGFQKRPVLAMDQLYVEIEISTQNAKSETTIYTSVPSFLALYTYRYLKEPPNVKINFVATKITTGKIALRSSQLRRELTEEHITCREAATLPALKDLRLPIYEKNGNIFIAGTCAVCRELIARQPSVQLRQLLGFKGSCLLAPSEASIWTRYCEVDVVNLVSQLQQGELPLREVPLEVVRFEQHMNQPVRMHNIYKLAREQANQSANNGLPVKRKERIQIECTTPKEQLLIEHRFAEGISFTIADLILYPLLRLVFQHCAQMLPHFPLTSTWFSEIDAFDRNCARILHELYVPILVAPAENTQLLSIPDCEEASLYKADPKRYRPRNRIYTSQAEVEAALDKLQQLELQFSADCEQSYGEQTIDWRSIEPTHAKSSALPEERLERKRQQLENMANAVVSLAQPGDRIVDFCSGTGHLAILLALKLPKCLVIVLENKAFSLAHAQKRAAELQLSNCVFYQCNIDYFMGSFDIGASLHACGTATDIVLQQCRRVNARFVCCPCCYGSLQPMPHISYPLSERFRKVLDTKDYLYIAHTADQAHELGTTNCKPETTLQGLHCMCVVDTDRKLQAEEAGYKVILTRLKPEQCTPKNHLLVGRI